From a single Salvelinus sp. IW2-2015 linkage group LG22, ASM291031v2, whole genome shotgun sequence genomic region:
- the cbl gene encoding E3 ubiquitin-protein ligase CBL isoform X2: MAGNLKKGGGLIGMMKDAFQPHHHLHSHHQPGAVDKKTVEKCWKLMDKVVRLCQNPKLALKNSPPYILDLLPDTYQHLRTILSRYEGKMETLGDNEYFRVFMENLTKKTKQTISLFKEGKERMYEENSQPRRNLTKLSLIFSHMLAELKAIFPNGLFQGDNFRITKADAAEFWRRSFGDKTIVPWKVFRQALHEFHPISSGLEAMALKSTIDLACNDYISVFEFDIFTRLFQPWSSLLRNWNSLAVTHSGYMAFLTYDEVKARLQKFIHKPGSYIFRLSCTRLGQWAIGYVTADGNILQTIPHNKPLFQALIDGFREGFYLFPDGRTQNPDLTGLCEPSPQDHIKVTQEQYELYCEMGSTFQLCKICAENDKDVKIEPCGHLMCTSCLTAWQESEGQGCPFCRCEIKGTEPIVVDPFDPKDPVGGSYGSSRGIFGAEGAPSPSYDEDDDDRLEDPHIMMSKLACSKVERPPSPMSLAPQSSLPPVPPRLDLLQHRPPNPPGASSPGATSKASSHHKDKPLPLPPALRDLPPPPPPDRPLSAGPDGWLGRRPLPCTPLGEPKLPPAPPNRNLADWNPRPVPKAPGQPPVVGDTRGVRELSNRHSLPLALPSALDGCTDGQRNNSSLSLDHQLEKGAQSFGGTASGSQAYDNPKVKPSVSANAIYALSTRAHPGLKPVAGEEAYESDEESDYMIPTSRPVLAPMAAPLVVAETPVPKPPQPTSLNSWPMLNDLDEGPQMYEAMYNVQAQAHLARDSDYSELPPLASTNCPIWEIPCPVREPPEEVVEENGYDIPKPVLPMAPARRTLSELGATSSAAISRLSMESEPGASASFSDSSDAPERPPKPLPRRINSDPRPSPIPPGLGGGGGGGGGGGGGGGGGVANPQITSEIEHLMRQGYTYQDIQKALMIAQNNMEMAKNILREFVSIPSTAHILT, from the exons gtGGTGAGACTGTGCCAGAACCCCAAGCTGGCCCTGAAGAACAGCCCACCTTACATCCTGGACCTGCTGCCAGACACMTACCAGCACCTCCGCACCATCCTGTCCCGCTACGAGGGCAAGATGGAGACGCTCGGCGACAACGAGTATTTCCGCGTCTTCATGGAGAACCTGACCAAGAAGACCAAGCAGACCATCAGCCTTTTCAAGGAGGGCAAGGAGCGCATGTACGAGGAGAACTCGCAGCCCAG ACGGAACCTGACCAAGTTGTCGCTGATCTTCAGTCACATGCTGGCCGAGCTCAAAGCCATCTTCCCCAACGGCCTGTTCCAGGGGGATAACTTCCGAATCACCAAGGCTGACGCCGCCGAGTTCTGGAGAAGATCGTTTGGGGACAA GACTATAGTGCCTTGGAAGGTGTTCCGGCAGGCACTGCACGAGTTCCACCCCATCAGCTCGGGCCTGGAAGCCATGGCCCTCAAGTCCACCATCGACCTCGCCTGCAACGACTACATCTCCGTCTTCGAGTTTGACATCTTCACCAGGCTCTTCCAG ccttGGTCATCTCTGCTGAGGAACTGGAACAGCCTGGCGGTGACTCATTCGGGCTACATGGCCTTCCTCACCTACGATGAGGTCAAGGCCCGGCTGCAGAAGTTCATCCACAAACCTGGCAG CTATATCTTCAGGCTGAGCTGCACGCGGCTGGGCCAGTGGGCCATCGGCTACGTCACTGCAGATGGGAACATCCTGCAGACCATCCCCCACAACAAGCCCCTCTTCCAGGCCCTCATCGACGGCTTCCGGGAAGGATT CTACCTGTTCCCCGACGGGCGCACCCAGAACCCAGACCTCACGGGACTGTGTGAGCCCTCGCCACAAGACCATATCAAAGTCACACAG gagCAATATGAGCTGTACTGTGAGATGGGCTCCACTTTCCAGCTGTGTAAGATCTGTGCGGAGAACGACAAGGACGTGAAGATCGAGCCCTGCGGTCACCTCATGTGTACCTCCTGTCTCACCGCCTGGCAG GAGTCGGAGGGTCAGGGCTGCCCATTCTGCCGGTGTGAGATCAAGGGCACGGAGCCCATCGTGGTTGACCCCTTTGACCCCAAGGACCCCGTAGGGGGCTCCTATGGGAGCAGCAGGGGTATTTTCGGGGCGGAGGGTGCCCCGTCGCCCAGCTACGACGAAGACGACGACGACCGGCTGGAAGACCCCCACATCATGATGAGCAAGCTGGCCTGTTCCAAG GTGGAGCGTCCCCCCTCGCCCATGTCCCTGGCGCCSCAGTCCTCCCTGCCCCCCGTGCCCCCCCGCCTTGACCTCCTGCAGCACCGACCGCCCAACCCCCCAGGAGCATCCAGCCCAGGGGCCACATCCAAG GCGTCCTCCCACCACAAGGACAAGCCTCTCCCCCTGCCCCCAGCCCTGAGGGACCtgccaccccctcctcccccagacAGACCTCTCTCTGCCGGGCCTGACGGGTGGCTCGGCAGACGTCCCCTACCCTGCACCCCCCTGGGGGAGCCCAAGCTKCCCCCGGCCCCGCCCAACCGCAACCTGGCCGACTGGAACCCCAGGCCAGTGCCCAAGGCCCCCGGACAGCCACCCGTTGTGGGAGACACGCGGGGGGTCCGGGAGCTCTCCAACAGACACTCGCTCCCCCTGGCCCTACCCTCAGCGCTAGACGGATGCACAGACGGACAGCGGAACAACAGCTCGCTCAGTCTGGATCATCAGCTGGAGAAGGGAGCCCAG AGTTTTGGAGGCACGGCGTCTGGCAGTCAGGCGTATGACAACCCCAAAGTGAAGCCGTCAGTCTCGGCCAATGCCATCTATGCTCTGTCAACAAG AGCCCATCCAGGTCTGAAGCCAGTGGCTGGGGAGGAGGCCTACGAGAGTGACGAGGAGTCCGACTACATGATCCCCACCTCTCGGCCCGTCCTGGCCCCCATGGCAGCTCCCCTTGTGGTGGCAGAGACCCCAGTCCCCAAACCTCCCCAGCCTACCTCTCTCAACTCATG GCCCATGCTGAATGACCTGGATGAAGGACCTCAAATGTATGAAGCCATGTATAACGTCCAGGCCCAGGCTCACCTGGCCAGAGACTCGG ATTACTCTGAGCTGCCCCCCTTGGCCAGTACCAATTGTCCCATCTGGGAGATCCCCTGCCCGGTCCGGGAGCCCCCTGAGGAGGTAGTGGAGGAAAACGGCTACGACATCCCCAAACCAGTGTTGCCCATGGCCCCTGCCCGACGCACCCTGTCCGAGCTGGGGGCCACTTCCAGCGCCGCCATCAGCCGTCTCTCCATGGAAAGCGAGCCCGGAGCATCCGCCT CCTTCTCAGATTCCAGCGACGCCCCAGAGCGGCCGCCCAAGCCCCTCCCCCGCCGCATCAACTCCGACCCCCGGCCCAGCCCCATACCTCCTGGATtaggcggtggtggtggtggtggtggtggtggtggtggaggaggtggtggaggagtagCCAACCCCCAGATCACCAGTGAGATCGAGCATCTCATGAGGCAAGGCTACACCTACCAGGACATCCAGAAAGCCTTGATGATTGCACAGAACAATATGGAGATGGCCAAGAATATCTTGCGCGAGTTTGTCTCCATTCCCTCCACAGCTCACATTCTTACATAG
- the cbl gene encoding E3 ubiquitin-protein ligase CBL isoform X1, translating into MAGNLKKGGGLIGMMKDAFQPHHHLHSHHQPGAVDKKTVEKCWKLMDKVVRLCQNPKLALKNSPPYILDLLPDTYQHLRTILSRYEGKMETLGDNEYFRVFMENLTKKTKQTISLFKEGKERMYEENSQPRRNLTKLSLIFSHMLAELKAIFPNGLFQGDNFRITKADAAEFWRRSFGDKTIVPWKVFRQALHEFHPISSGLEAMALKSTIDLACNDYISVFEFDIFTRLFQPWSSLLRNWNSLAVTHSGYMAFLTYDEVKARLQKFIHKPGSYIFRLSCTRLGQWAIGYVTADGNILQTIPHNKPLFQALIDGFREGFYLFPDGRTQNPDLTGLCEPSPQDHIKVTQEQYELYCEMGSTFQLCKICAENDKDVKIEPCGHLMCTSCLTAWQESEGQGCPFCRCEIKGTEPIVVDPFDPKDPVGGSYGSSRGIFGAEGAPSPSYDEDDDDRLEDPHIMMSKLACSKVERPPSPMSLAPQSSLPPVPPRLDLLQHRPPNPPGASSPGATSKASSHHKDKPLPLPPALRDLPPPPPPDRPLSAGPDGWLGRRPLPCTPLGEPKLPPAPPNRNLADWNPRPVPKAPGQPPVVGDTRGVRELSNRHSLPLALPSALDGCTDGQRNNSSLSLDHQLEKGAQSFGGTASGSQAYDNPKVKPSVSANAIYALSTRAHPGLKPVAGEEAYESDEESDYMIPTSRPVLAPMAAPLVVAETPVPKPPQPTSLNSWPMLNDLDEGPQMYEAMYNVQAQAHLARDSDYSELPPLASTNCPIWEIPCPVREPPEEVVEENGYDIPKPVLPMAPARRTLSELGATSSAAISRLSMESEPGASACKAFSDSSDAPERPPKPLPRRINSDPRPSPIPPGLGGGGGGGGGGGGGGGGGVANPQITSEIEHLMRQGYTYQDIQKALMIAQNNMEMAKNILREFVSIPSTAHILT; encoded by the exons gtGGTGAGACTGTGCCAGAACCCCAAGCTGGCCCTGAAGAACAGCCCACCTTACATCCTGGACCTGCTGCCAGACACMTACCAGCACCTCCGCACCATCCTGTCCCGCTACGAGGGCAAGATGGAGACGCTCGGCGACAACGAGTATTTCCGCGTCTTCATGGAGAACCTGACCAAGAAGACCAAGCAGACCATCAGCCTTTTCAAGGAGGGCAAGGAGCGCATGTACGAGGAGAACTCGCAGCCCAG ACGGAACCTGACCAAGTTGTCGCTGATCTTCAGTCACATGCTGGCCGAGCTCAAAGCCATCTTCCCCAACGGCCTGTTCCAGGGGGATAACTTCCGAATCACCAAGGCTGACGCCGCCGAGTTCTGGAGAAGATCGTTTGGGGACAA GACTATAGTGCCTTGGAAGGTGTTCCGGCAGGCACTGCACGAGTTCCACCCCATCAGCTCGGGCCTGGAAGCCATGGCCCTCAAGTCCACCATCGACCTCGCCTGCAACGACTACATCTCCGTCTTCGAGTTTGACATCTTCACCAGGCTCTTCCAG ccttGGTCATCTCTGCTGAGGAACTGGAACAGCCTGGCGGTGACTCATTCGGGCTACATGGCCTTCCTCACCTACGATGAGGTCAAGGCCCGGCTGCAGAAGTTCATCCACAAACCTGGCAG CTATATCTTCAGGCTGAGCTGCACGCGGCTGGGCCAGTGGGCCATCGGCTACGTCACTGCAGATGGGAACATCCTGCAGACCATCCCCCACAACAAGCCCCTCTTCCAGGCCCTCATCGACGGCTTCCGGGAAGGATT CTACCTGTTCCCCGACGGGCGCACCCAGAACCCAGACCTCACGGGACTGTGTGAGCCCTCGCCACAAGACCATATCAAAGTCACACAG gagCAATATGAGCTGTACTGTGAGATGGGCTCCACTTTCCAGCTGTGTAAGATCTGTGCGGAGAACGACAAGGACGTGAAGATCGAGCCCTGCGGTCACCTCATGTGTACCTCCTGTCTCACCGCCTGGCAG GAGTCGGAGGGTCAGGGCTGCCCATTCTGCCGGTGTGAGATCAAGGGCACGGAGCCCATCGTGGTTGACCCCTTTGACCCCAAGGACCCCGTAGGGGGCTCCTATGGGAGCAGCAGGGGTATTTTCGGGGCGGAGGGTGCCCCGTCGCCCAGCTACGACGAAGACGACGACGACCGGCTGGAAGACCCCCACATCATGATGAGCAAGCTGGCCTGTTCCAAG GTGGAGCGTCCCCCCTCGCCCATGTCCCTGGCGCCSCAGTCCTCCCTGCCCCCCGTGCCCCCCCGCCTTGACCTCCTGCAGCACCGACCGCCCAACCCCCCAGGAGCATCCAGCCCAGGGGCCACATCCAAG GCGTCCTCCCACCACAAGGACAAGCCTCTCCCCCTGCCCCCAGCCCTGAGGGACCtgccaccccctcctcccccagacAGACCTCTCTCTGCCGGGCCTGACGGGTGGCTCGGCAGACGTCCCCTACCCTGCACCCCCCTGGGGGAGCCCAAGCTKCCCCCGGCCCCGCCCAACCGCAACCTGGCCGACTGGAACCCCAGGCCAGTGCCCAAGGCCCCCGGACAGCCACCCGTTGTGGGAGACACGCGGGGGGTCCGGGAGCTCTCCAACAGACACTCGCTCCCCCTGGCCCTACCCTCAGCGCTAGACGGATGCACAGACGGACAGCGGAACAACAGCTCGCTCAGTCTGGATCATCAGCTGGAGAAGGGAGCCCAG AGTTTTGGAGGCACGGCGTCTGGCAGTCAGGCGTATGACAACCCCAAAGTGAAGCCGTCAGTCTCGGCCAATGCCATCTATGCTCTGTCAACAAG AGCCCATCCAGGTCTGAAGCCAGTGGCTGGGGAGGAGGCCTACGAGAGTGACGAGGAGTCCGACTACATGATCCCCACCTCTCGGCCCGTCCTGGCCCCCATGGCAGCTCCCCTTGTGGTGGCAGAGACCCCAGTCCCCAAACCTCCCCAGCCTACCTCTCTCAACTCATG GCCCATGCTGAATGACCTGGATGAAGGACCTCAAATGTATGAAGCCATGTATAACGTCCAGGCCCAGGCTCACCTGGCCAGAGACTCGG ATTACTCTGAGCTGCCCCCCTTGGCCAGTACCAATTGTCCCATCTGGGAGATCCCCTGCCCGGTCCGGGAGCCCCCTGAGGAGGTAGTGGAGGAAAACGGCTACGACATCCCCAAACCAGTGTTGCCCATGGCCCCTGCCCGACGCACCCTGTCCGAGCTGGGGGCCACTTCCAGCGCCGCCATCAGCCGTCTCTCCATGGAAAGCGAGCCCGGAGCATCCGCCTGTAAGG CCTTCTCAGATTCCAGCGACGCCCCAGAGCGGCCGCCCAAGCCCCTCCCCCGCCGCATCAACTCCGACCCCCGGCCCAGCCCCATACCTCCTGGATtaggcggtggtggtggtggtggtggtggtggtggtggaggaggtggtggaggagtagCCAACCCCCAGATCACCAGTGAGATCGAGCATCTCATGAGGCAAGGCTACACCTACCAGGACATCCAGAAAGCCTTGATGATTGCACAGAACAATATGGAGATGGCCAAGAATATCTTGCGCGAGTTTGTCTCCATTCCCTCCACAGCTCACATTCTTACATAG